A region from the Sutcliffiella horikoshii genome encodes:
- a CDS encoding TVP38/TMEM64 family protein codes for MKTSKKTITVTALLLFVLLVYYISKFMMIVEYKGLENLLLEYGSIAQLLFFLLCLSQPIFLPLPEAVTIPAGSVAFGASASFYLGFSGTLTGIIIMFFIARYGGMKVASKLVKEKHLKRYQEYVRKNETVILALLFIIPVLPDEIICVGAGIGAVSFKRFFVIATLSKLLTSFVLAYSVSLAKFLDLTSTQLLLCCSVIMGIVFFITFAFHRYWNRKRMEM; via the coding sequence ATGAAAACGAGCAAAAAAACGATCACGGTAACAGCACTCTTACTATTCGTACTACTGGTTTATTATATAAGTAAATTCATGATGATTGTAGAGTACAAAGGACTGGAAAATTTACTATTAGAATATGGTTCTATTGCTCAATTACTCTTTTTCTTGCTGTGTTTGTCTCAACCAATCTTTTTACCACTTCCGGAGGCGGTGACCATTCCGGCCGGGAGCGTGGCTTTTGGGGCATCCGCTTCGTTCTATCTTGGTTTTTCGGGAACATTGACAGGCATAATCATTATGTTCTTCATTGCAAGGTATGGCGGTATGAAAGTGGCTTCTAAACTGGTAAAAGAAAAACATTTAAAAAGATATCAAGAATATGTTAGGAAAAATGAGACGGTCATTCTTGCACTCTTATTTATAATTCCTGTTCTACCTGATGAAATCATTTGTGTCGGGGCGGGCATTGGAGCTGTCTCGTTTAAAAGGTTCTTTGTAATAGCGACCTTGTCTAAACTTTTGACTTCTTTTGTGCTTGCGTATTCGGTTTCTTTGGCAAAATTTCTGGACTTAACGTCTACACAGTTGCTATTATGTTGCTCTGTGATAATGGGAATTGTTTTCTTTATCACATTTGCTTTCCATAGATATTGGAACAGAAAACGCATGGAGATGTAA
- a CDS encoding YhzD family protein yields MGKYTLTVFSKSGETLLDESFEAATEKEAKTLGEKRLEELNYLDTTHRCTNASGKLVLFHR; encoded by the coding sequence ATGGGGAAATATACGTTAACAGTCTTTAGTAAAAGCGGAGAAACATTACTTGATGAAAGTTTTGAAGCCGCAACCGAAAAAGAAGCAAAAACATTGGGAGAAAAGAGATTAGAAGAACTAAATTACCTTGACACTACACACCGTTGCACTAACGCAAGCGGGAAACTAGTTTTATTCCACAGATAA
- a CDS encoding ABC transporter ATP-binding protein produces MALQIDGVTKRFGKHVAVNNLTLEIPESEMFGFLGANGAGKTTTFRMVLGLLEPTEGKVSWAGKPITYRESHLVGYLPEERGLYPKLTVKDQMIYLGRLRGMEKTEILKQLDYWLERFKVPQYLNKKVEELSKGNQQKIQFIASTIHNPKLLILDEPFSGLDPLNVELLKEAVVDLKKQGTSIVFSSHRMEHVEELCEHLCIMHHGQPVVHGSLRDIKRSFGKKNVIIHADFDLGYLSNVAGVTKTKQTAEGMILQVEDEDVSQTLLQQITGKGYIRKFILEEPSLNDIFIEKVGASYHE; encoded by the coding sequence ATGGCATTACAGATAGATGGTGTAACCAAAAGGTTTGGCAAGCATGTGGCAGTCAATAATTTGACCCTTGAAATACCTGAAAGTGAAATGTTTGGGTTTTTAGGAGCAAATGGAGCAGGAAAAACAACTACTTTCAGAATGGTCCTTGGATTATTGGAACCTACAGAAGGGAAGGTTTCTTGGGCAGGAAAACCAATTACATATAGAGAAAGTCACCTGGTGGGATATTTGCCGGAAGAAAGAGGGCTTTATCCGAAATTGACGGTTAAGGACCAGATGATTTATTTGGGCAGATTACGAGGAATGGAGAAGACGGAAATTTTAAAGCAATTGGACTATTGGTTGGAGCGCTTCAAGGTACCACAGTATCTCAACAAAAAAGTAGAAGAGCTCTCAAAAGGAAATCAACAAAAAATCCAGTTTATCGCATCAACCATTCACAACCCGAAATTGCTCATCCTAGATGAACCTTTCAGCGGCTTGGATCCGCTAAATGTAGAACTTTTAAAAGAAGCGGTAGTGGATTTGAAAAAGCAAGGAACATCCATCGTTTTTTCCAGTCATCGGATGGAGCATGTAGAAGAACTTTGTGAGCATTTATGCATAATGCATCATGGTCAACCTGTTGTGCATGGGTCGCTTAGGGACATTAAGCGTTCGTTTGGGAAAAAGAATGTCATCATCCATGCTGATTTTGATTTAGGGTATTTATCCAATGTAGCAGGAGTTACCAAAACAAAGCAGACAGCGGAAGGTATGATTCTTCAAGTGGAAGATGAAGATGTATCCCAGACATTACTGCAACAAATCACTGGTAAAGGCTATATCCGGAAGTTTATCTTGGAAGAGCCATCCTTAAATGATATCTTCATAGAAAAGGTAGGTGCTTCTTACCATGAATAA
- a CDS encoding ABC transporter permease: MNKFLIILMHTYMSKLKSKSFIISTLITTLLIVGVTNIQSIIDVFDKEEDKVVAVLDEEGAIVPLLEQQLATNLNSNLNLEIVSNESEAESKVTEGDYDGLLVLSTDQNGLPSGVYKAASITDSETMTQVEVMLQQVKNELATSQLGLSQEEIAQLYTPINFDVVALEESAKSAEELNQARGLVYVLLFVIYFSVILYASMIATEVAVEKSSRVMEILISSASPIMHMFGKILGIALLSLTQLAFWIIVGYSSLSRNLEGMTEAGGVFEFFGVGDLPVATFVYAIVFFLLGYFLYATFAAFLGSLVSRIEEIQQMIMPMTLLIVAGFMISMFGLGNPDNSFIQVTSFIPFFAPMIMFLRVGMLNVPIWEISLSIGLLVATIVLLAMFGAKVYRGGVLMYGKSSSLKDIKKALQLTKDK, encoded by the coding sequence ATGAATAAATTTTTGATTATCTTAATGCATACCTATATGAGCAAGCTGAAATCTAAATCCTTCATTATTTCCACTCTGATAACAACATTACTCATTGTCGGTGTTACAAACATTCAATCCATTATTGATGTTTTTGACAAAGAGGAAGACAAAGTCGTGGCAGTTTTAGATGAAGAAGGGGCTATTGTTCCACTGTTAGAACAGCAACTGGCAACGAATCTTAACAGCAACTTGAACCTTGAGATAGTATCAAATGAGTCAGAAGCTGAAAGTAAAGTAACAGAAGGAGATTATGACGGGCTTCTCGTCTTATCAACAGATCAAAACGGTCTGCCATCAGGCGTGTACAAAGCTGCCTCCATCACTGATTCAGAAACGATGACACAAGTGGAAGTGATGCTTCAGCAGGTTAAAAATGAGCTGGCAACAAGTCAACTTGGATTATCTCAAGAAGAAATCGCTCAACTTTATACGCCTATTAATTTTGATGTGGTAGCATTAGAAGAATCTGCAAAATCTGCAGAAGAATTGAACCAGGCACGTGGATTGGTATACGTTTTACTGTTTGTTATCTATTTTTCCGTCATTCTATATGCTAGTATGATTGCGACTGAAGTGGCAGTAGAGAAATCTTCTCGTGTTATGGAAATACTGATTTCGTCTGCCTCCCCAATCATGCATATGTTCGGTAAAATCCTTGGAATAGCGCTATTAAGTTTAACCCAACTGGCATTCTGGATCATTGTCGGGTATTCATCATTGAGCAGAAATCTTGAAGGCATGACAGAAGCTGGGGGAGTATTTGAATTTTTCGGTGTAGGCGATCTGCCTGTAGCAACATTTGTGTACGCCATCGTCTTCTTCTTGCTAGGCTACTTCCTTTATGCAACGTTTGCCGCATTCTTAGGGTCCCTTGTTAGTAGGATAGAAGAAATCCAGCAAATGATCATGCCAATGACTCTATTAATAGTGGCAGGATTTATGATTTCTATGTTCGGACTAGGTAACCCAGATAATTCTTTCATTCAAGTAACGTCATTTATTCCGTTCTTTGCACCTATGATCATGTTCTTACGTGTGGGAATGTTGAATGTACCGATCTGGGAAATCAGTCTTTCCATTGGCCTTTTGGTAGCAACCATTGTGTTACTGGCCATGTTTGGAGCAAAAGTGTACCGTGGAGGAGTCTTGATGTACGGTAAATCATCTTCTTTAAAAGATATAAAGAAAGCTTTGCAATTGACTAAAGACAAGTAA
- a CDS encoding metallophosphoesterase family protein, whose protein sequence is MKKIRFLHAADLHLDSPFKGLSHLPQQIFNMVRKSTFQSLTTLINTAIHYQVNFILLAGDLFDLEQRSLIAQATLRKEFMRLNEAGIQVYIIHGNHDYLTDDHTLFTYPDNVHIFTEEVDCKIYLKDEEELACIYGFSYKRRHITANMTGYYQKENAKVPFHIGMLHGNLSGREEHDPYAPFSIPDLLDKEFHYWALGHIHKREILHHYPPIVYPGNIQGRHKKEQGDKGCYLVELSEDGMPELKYIETSIIHWQELEISINEIQTVDHLMEETKHSLEAIRLEGKGKLLRLTFTGNGDLHGFLQDESHQEELRLILNEGEENKFSFVYVYSLRVQTALSYSKQDLQDKTFYKDFFSMVEQIDVKEALTPLLRHSEASRYLDTWDEEEQKAIVEEAEQWLVTKFLESEKR, encoded by the coding sequence TTGAAAAAAATTCGTTTCCTGCATGCTGCAGATCTACATTTAGACAGTCCATTTAAAGGACTTAGCCATCTTCCCCAACAGATATTTAACATGGTTAGAAAAAGCACATTCCAATCTCTAACAACACTAATAAACACTGCTATCCATTATCAAGTGAATTTTATTTTATTGGCAGGAGATCTCTTTGATCTAGAACAAAGAAGCCTAATTGCCCAAGCGACACTAAGAAAAGAATTCATGCGATTGAACGAAGCCGGAATCCAAGTGTATATCATCCATGGAAATCATGATTACCTTACAGATGACCACACACTTTTTACATACCCGGATAATGTACATATATTTACGGAAGAAGTGGATTGTAAGATATATTTAAAAGACGAAGAAGAGTTAGCCTGCATATACGGTTTCAGTTATAAGCGAAGGCATATAACAGCAAACATGACAGGTTATTATCAAAAAGAAAATGCTAAGGTACCTTTTCACATCGGGATGCTGCATGGCAATCTCTCTGGACGGGAAGAGCATGATCCGTATGCACCATTTTCCATACCTGATCTTCTTGACAAAGAATTTCATTATTGGGCGCTTGGCCATATACATAAACGTGAAATCCTACACCATTATCCTCCAATCGTCTATCCGGGAAATATCCAAGGACGTCACAAAAAGGAACAAGGCGACAAAGGCTGTTATCTGGTTGAACTCTCGGAAGATGGTATGCCTGAGCTTAAATATATAGAAACATCCATCATACATTGGCAAGAACTTGAGATTTCTATCAACGAAATACAAACGGTGGACCACCTTATGGAGGAAACAAAACATTCATTGGAGGCCATAAGGTTAGAAGGGAAGGGGAAACTACTTCGACTTACTTTTACAGGTAACGGAGATCTGCATGGTTTTCTCCAAGATGAAAGTCATCAGGAAGAACTTCGACTTATTCTAAATGAGGGAGAAGAGAATAAGTTTTCATTTGTTTACGTATATTCGCTGCGTGTGCAAACCGCTCTATCTTATTCAAAACAAGACTTGCAAGATAAAACTTTTTATAAAGACTTTTTCTCCATGGTTGAGCAAATCGACGTGAAAGAAGCATTGACTCCTTTATTACGTCATTCTGAAGCAAGCCGCTATTTGGACACCTGGGATGAGGAAGAACAGAAAGCGATAGTGGAAGAAGCGGAACAATGGCTAGTCACTAAATTCTTGGAAAGCGAGAAGAGGTGA
- a CDS encoding ATP-binding protein produces the protein MKITSLHIYGFGKLENVVMENLSPSIQVIYGENEAGKSTIMAFIQAILFGFPAKNQQDLRYVPKKGFKYGGKLVIETDDQRKITIERVAGRSSGDVTVQDERGNPCDLNDVLGGLDKTMYKGIFSFNIMDIQNLQLIDSEQLGSYLFSSGLMGSEQLHKLSRELTKEQEERFKPNGRKPVINQLLTSLKEEERNVLQWKEKMGQYDRLQKDLDQYDKALEETQFTKEDIEKSIKETEAMLTIQPLVNRLEMLQLQIADFGNIESFPHDGLSRLEKWQTEAVFYQSKLEKVEKDLHEKEWEIGKIRVNEEILEKEESIKGLVKLMPTYQQTKDQLSLLTTEIAQLEKRMEGWKQDLEWHDKTDQELEALHTSLASKGSLRGLLKDHHELHIQKQRLDEQFQLAKEELEAQEERVKDLEQDQLPNHEVIKMKELVEVESKDTLHKEVHLTEQLLKQLEKQLDAQKKNNQNEMKKSKQIAVTSLFIGIAGATYFYVQSQLIASLLCIIFFSILSFMFSRKTKHTSSSNELLMEKEEMESKMELLRGKLYSTDTFGKVEEYQKALAKNEQVVQLLQKEQLLLSQCDRTYNRIIQQFEEWEGKNFAFQDNWHNWTSSLSLEQISPPFMEEAYDKVVQLKGAISDKKELVERQKHFQKVVETFKNKLDPLIEGNIEIDTSLSLEEVITQLRVGVEENMEKKKRKQRIQELIDELKEEIIGLSQHEHNAQKQIQRLYEQAEVEDEESFRQKNQENIEKSELEKEISLLKSQLAQMENSYQLSFTKSKPMDTWHSEKAELEEALKSIKEKQSQLVENRTATKETIRLLEEAGTYSEAVQQFELSKSKLQDHARKWAIHATASHLLGKTMDYYRTVKLPKVLKYASDNFRFLTKGNYVRLLDAHNERTLMVQHADGTKFEPKELSQATVEQLYISIRVAVAQVWSDEQKLPFLMDDSFVNFDHHRTNLATKLINKLALQGYQFLFFTCHQHIKDKLASEPNNQIFSFDTMKVGEATIKR, from the coding sequence TTGAAAATTACGAGCTTACATATCTATGGATTTGGAAAACTAGAGAACGTGGTAATGGAAAATCTATCACCAAGCATCCAAGTGATTTACGGAGAAAATGAAGCAGGAAAATCTACTATTATGGCCTTCATTCAAGCCATTCTTTTTGGATTTCCTGCAAAAAATCAACAAGATCTGCGCTATGTTCCTAAAAAAGGCTTTAAATACGGTGGGAAGCTGGTAATAGAAACGGATGATCAAAGAAAAATAACCATTGAACGAGTGGCAGGGAGATCCTCTGGTGATGTTACTGTTCAAGATGAGCGTGGCAATCCCTGCGATTTGAACGATGTATTAGGCGGCCTTGATAAGACGATGTATAAGGGTATCTTCTCCTTTAATATTATGGACATCCAAAATCTGCAGCTGATAGATTCTGAGCAACTTGGCAGTTATTTGTTCTCTTCAGGACTTATGGGGAGTGAACAACTGCATAAATTATCACGAGAGTTAACAAAAGAACAGGAAGAGCGCTTTAAGCCAAACGGCAGGAAGCCAGTCATCAATCAATTGTTAACATCCTTAAAAGAGGAAGAACGAAATGTTCTGCAATGGAAAGAAAAAATGGGGCAATATGACCGCTTGCAGAAGGATTTAGATCAATATGATAAAGCATTAGAGGAAACACAATTTACTAAAGAAGATATAGAGAAAAGTATAAAAGAAACAGAAGCAATGCTCACCATTCAACCATTAGTAAATAGATTAGAGATGCTTCAATTACAAATAGCGGACTTTGGAAACATCGAATCGTTTCCCCATGATGGTTTGTCAAGATTGGAAAAATGGCAGACAGAAGCAGTATTCTATCAATCAAAACTTGAAAAAGTGGAAAAAGATTTACATGAAAAAGAGTGGGAAATAGGGAAAATAAGGGTAAATGAAGAGATTCTTGAAAAAGAGGAATCAATAAAAGGTCTAGTAAAGTTAATGCCGACCTATCAACAGACAAAAGATCAATTGTCCCTGCTAACTACTGAAATAGCGCAGTTGGAAAAGCGCATGGAAGGGTGGAAGCAAGATCTTGAATGGCATGACAAAACAGATCAGGAGTTAGAAGCACTACATACCAGCTTGGCATCAAAAGGATCTTTGCGGGGACTTTTAAAAGACCATCATGAACTTCACATCCAGAAACAGCGATTAGATGAACAGTTCCAACTGGCAAAAGAGGAACTTGAGGCTCAAGAAGAACGGGTGAAAGATCTTGAACAAGATCAGCTTCCAAACCATGAAGTAATAAAAATGAAGGAACTGGTTGAAGTAGAAAGTAAGGACACGTTACATAAAGAAGTCCATCTCACTGAGCAACTTCTAAAACAGTTGGAAAAGCAGTTGGATGCTCAGAAAAAGAATAACCAAAATGAGATGAAAAAAAGTAAACAAATCGCAGTTACCAGTCTTTTTATTGGAATTGCCGGTGCCACTTATTTTTATGTGCAAAGCCAGCTTATAGCTTCTCTGCTATGTATAATCTTTTTTTCAATCCTTTCTTTTATGTTTAGTAGGAAAACTAAACATACTAGTAGTAGCAATGAGCTATTGATGGAAAAAGAAGAGATGGAAAGCAAGATGGAATTATTAAGAGGAAAACTATATTCCACTGATACTTTCGGGAAAGTGGAAGAGTATCAAAAAGCTCTGGCGAAGAACGAACAAGTAGTGCAGCTTCTGCAGAAAGAACAACTTCTCCTTTCCCAATGCGATCGAACATACAATAGAATTATTCAGCAATTTGAAGAGTGGGAAGGAAAGAATTTTGCCTTTCAAGATAATTGGCATAATTGGACCTCATCCCTTTCACTTGAACAAATCTCGCCTCCCTTTATGGAGGAAGCCTATGACAAAGTGGTTCAATTAAAAGGTGCTATTTCAGATAAAAAAGAACTAGTGGAAAGACAAAAACACTTTCAAAAAGTAGTGGAAACGTTTAAGAATAAGTTAGATCCTCTTATAGAAGGAAATATTGAAATTGATACGAGTTTATCCCTTGAAGAAGTGATCACACAATTACGTGTCGGTGTGGAAGAAAACATGGAAAAAAAGAAAAGGAAACAACGGATCCAAGAACTAATAGACGAATTGAAAGAAGAAATAATTGGATTGTCCCAACATGAACATAATGCCCAAAAGCAGATTCAGCGTCTGTATGAACAAGCTGAAGTGGAGGATGAGGAATCTTTTCGTCAAAAGAACCAAGAGAATATAGAAAAATCTGAGCTTGAGAAGGAGATATCCCTCCTTAAAAGTCAGTTGGCTCAAATGGAGAATTCCTATCAGCTGAGTTTTACAAAAAGCAAGCCGATGGATACGTGGCATTCAGAGAAGGCTGAGCTGGAAGAAGCCCTTAAGTCCATTAAAGAAAAACAGAGTCAGCTCGTTGAAAATAGGACGGCAACAAAAGAAACCATTCGTCTCTTGGAGGAAGCCGGAACATACTCTGAGGCTGTGCAACAATTCGAATTATCTAAAAGCAAGTTACAGGACCATGCAAGAAAATGGGCTATCCATGCCACTGCATCCCATCTACTAGGAAAAACGATGGATTATTACCGGACAGTGAAGCTCCCAAAAGTACTTAAATATGCTTCTGACAACTTTCGTTTTCTTACAAAAGGTAATTATGTAAGGTTACTAGATGCGCACAATGAAAGAACGCTTATGGTCCAGCATGCAGACGGAACTAAATTTGAACCTAAGGAATTAAGTCAGGCAACGGTTGAGCAGCTGTATATATCCATTCGTGTTGCAGTTGCTCAAGTATGGAGTGACGAACAAAAACTACCATTCTTGATGGATGACAGTTTTGTCAATTTCGATCACCATAGAACAAATTTAGCTACTAAGTTGATAAACAAACTTGCACTCCAAGGTTATCAATTCCTTTTCTTCACTTGTCATCAACATATTAAAGATAAATTGGCGAGTGAACCAAACAACCAGATTTTCTCTTTTGACACAATGAAGGTAGGAGAAGCAACCATCAAGCGATGA